A genomic stretch from Vanrija pseudolonga chromosome 6, complete sequence includes:
- the CHS1_0 gene encoding Chitin synthase 1, with protein MARYGEVPPLPYSSGPAPQRQPTRSGGTMKRSKTLTRPERHVAPVPLINPVAQTAGVNAGDPGVDWWRITSWIVTFWAPGPLLAACGIKEKSSQQAWREKITLCFIAIVMGGFVGFFTMGLQRTLCPGGASNAAFIIVGSREGTLSVNGWMFDISDSKPPSEQVDFFTLASNNTAKGGMPGQDITLLFTRTAKDYPACTSSDKYASTPLCPPATQGAAANATSCAITQPLTQQTLDTFQMKNTSTFAGYSWDQVAALDSFVVIDGLVLNMIPYLQANPKPTGDDVDKVIRQAITNQAGSGKDITRQMNYSANLKAAIPCLTTRYLAGHIDKITPGCFVANLFLYASLIVILAVVLARFFMAIIFSWFISWRLASKPKNVGGAGISPMVMPEGANVSVNNPNGTAPWAGGPQNNKLRKDGSSPPNGAIAPVMSLSRIGHELFTVCLVTCYSEGEEGIRNTLESIASTTYPNSRKLLFIVCDGMITGAGEKMSTPDICVSMLDADPRFGNPQPMGYIAVGQGSKRENRAMVYAGHYVTQAGGRCPTVVVVKCGMPSEASDKKPGNRGKRDSQLILMNFFSRVTYNDRMCPLDFDLFRKLHTLMGVTPDFFELCLMVDADTKVFPDSMTYLVNCMAKDNMIMGACGETRIANKRQSWVTAIQVYEYFISHHHIKAFESVFGGVTCLPGCFSMYRIKARKDGDDDWVPILVKPEIVREYSQSDVHTLHQKNLLLLGEDRFLSTILLRTFPNRHNVFLPQARCRTIAPDTFSVLLSQRRRWINSTVHNLMELVLVRNLCGTFCFSMQFVVFMDLVGTVVLPIAITLTGALIINSCITPPKSFSEAIPLMLLAAVLGLPAFLILITTRKVVYVFWMFAYLLALPVWNFILPVYSFWHFDDFSWGETRKVAGEVVDKSGHGESDKAAVFDGTTIPLRRWEDWERSRLRKIRREEKRRRQMEKMHGAGFYGENGGAELMVPPREFGRNDYDSDAGSIMSSEEDVWGGDIGGYNEYHPSYPPPPTTLAPETLQAAPVVGMDEMAAILDQGFEEPPPQAAWRAERNAASPLHRTNNQFAPGAPGGPGYGGRSTPPTPPQSSDQYHDASTPIRGAYAAVPGGSPTTHDSISTGVDARGALGHAKKRSVSGVAHPLAEDHGGYGSPAQRAHRI; from the exons ATGGCTCGCTACGGGGAAGTACCACCACTACCCTACTCGTCTGGGCCGGcgccccagcgccagcccaCTCGTTCTGGTGGCACCATGAAACGGAGCAAGACGCTTACAAGGCCCGAACGCCATGTCGCGCCCGTGCCACTTATCAACCCCGTCGCACAGACCGCTGGTGTCAACGCGGGTGACCCAGGTGTCGACTGGTGGCGAATCACTTCGTGGATCGTGACCTTTTGGGCTCCTGGCCCCCTCTTGGCCGCCTGTGGCATCAAGGAGAAGAGCTCACAGCAGGCTTGGCGAGAGAAGATCACCCTGTGCTTCATTGCCATTGTTATGGGTGGCTTTGTGGGCTTCTTCACCATGGGACTGCAGCGCACGCTCTGCCCGGGTGGAGCGTCCAATGCTGCCTTCATCATTGTGGGCAGTAGGGAAG GCACTCTCTCTGTCAATGGCTGGATGTTCGACATCTCGGACAGCAAGCCCCCCTCGGAACAGGTCGACTTCTTCACCCTCGCGTCCAACAACACGGCCAAAGGTGGCATGCCAGGACAGGACATTACGCTGTTATTCACACGAACCGCCAAAGATTACCCAGCTTGCACTTCGAGCGACAAGTACGCTTCGACTCCTCTGTGCCCTCCTGCCACCCAGGGGGCCGCGGCGAACGCGACGTCGTGTGCAATCACCCAGCCCCTCACCCAGCAGACCTTGGACACTTTCCAGATGAAGAACACGAGCACCTTTGCTGGCTACTCGTGGGATCAGGTCGCGGCTCTCGACTCGTTCGTCGTCATTGACGGCCTGGTCCTCAACATGATCCCCTACCTTCAAGCCAACCCCAAGCCAactggcgacgacgtcgacaaggtCATTCGCCAAGCGATCACCAATCAGGCAGGCTCTGGCAAGGACATTACGCGCCAGATGAACTACAGCGCCAACCTCAAGGCGGCTATTCCATGCCTTACGACACGATACCTCGCTGGACACATTGACAAGATTACCCCAGGCTGCTTTGTTGCAAACTTATTCCTCTACGCCTCGCTCATTGTCATTTTAGCCGTTGTCCTGGCCCGTTTCTTCATGGCCATCATCTTCAGCTGGTTCATCTCTTGGCGCCTGGCTTCCAAGCCCAAGAACGTTGGTGGAGCCGGCATCAGCCCCATGGTTATGCCCGAGGGCGCCAACGTTTCTGTCAACAACCCGAACGGTACCGCGCCTTGGGCAGGCGGACCCCAGAACAACAAGCTCCGCAAGGACGGTTCGTCGCCTCCCAACGGCGCGATCGCTCCCGTCATGAGCTTGTCGCGTATCGGCCACGAGCTCTTCACCGTCTGCCTCGTCACCTGTTACTctgagggagaggagggtATCCGCAACACGCTCGAGTCGATTGCTTCTACAACATACCCCAACTCGCGCAAGCTGCTGTTCATTGTCTGTGATGGCATGATCACCGGTGCTGGCGAGAAGATGAGCACGCCCGACATTTGTGTCAGCATGCTTGACGCGGACCCACGCTTTGGCAACCCCCAGCCCATGGGCTACATTGCCGTCGGCCAGGGCAGCAAGCGCGAGAACCGTGCAATGGTCTATGCTGGGCACTATG TTACTCAAGCCGGTGGCCGCTGCCCTACGGTTGTCGTTGTCAAGTGTGGTATGCCCAGCGAAGCCAGCGACAAGAAGCCCGGCAACCGAGGCAAGCGCGACTCGCAGCTCATCCTCATGAACTTCTTCTCCCGTGTGACGTACAACGACCGCATGTGCCCTCTCGACTTTGACCTCTTCCGCAAGCTCCACACGCTCATGGGAGTCACCCCGGACTTCTTCGAGCTCTGCCTTATGGttgacgccgacaccaaggTCTTCCCCGACTCGATGACTTACCTGGTCAACTGCATGGCAAAGGACAACATGATCATGGGCGCCTGTGGCGAGACGCGTATCGCCAACAAGCGCCAGTCCTGGGTTACGGCTATTCAAGTCTACGAGTACTTCATCTCCCATCACCACATCAAGGCCTTCGAGTCGGTGTTTGGTGGTGTCACCTGTCTGCCCGGCTGTTTCTCCATGTACCGCATCAAGGCTcgcaaggacggcgacgacgactgggtgCCAATCCTCGTCAAGCCAGAGATTGTTCGCGAGTACAGCCAATCCGACGTCCACACACTTCACCAGAAGAACCTGCTTCTTCTCGGTGAGGACCGTTTCCTGTCGACCATTCTGCTCAGAACCTTCCCGAACCGCCACAATGTGTTCCTGCCCCAGGCTAGGTGCAGAACGATCGCGCCAGACACCTTCTCAGTCTTGCTTTcgcagcgtcgtcgctggaTCAACTCGACCGTCCACAACCTCATggagctcgtgctcgtccgcAACCTTTGCGGTACCTTCTGCTTCTCCATGCAGTTTGTCGTGTTCATGGATCTCGTCGGCACGGTCGTCTTGCCAATCGCCATCACCCTTACCGGAGCCCTCATCATCAACTCGTGCATTACGCCGCCAAAGTCGTTCTCCGAGGCCATCCCGCTCATgcttctcgccgccgtgctgggTCTGCCCGCTTTCCTCATCTTGATCACGACTCGCAAGGTTGTCTACGTCTTCTGGATGTTTGCATACCTGCTCGCCCTTCCAGTCTGGAACTTTATCCTTCCAGTCTACTCGTTCTGGCACTTTGACGACTTCTCTTGGGGTGAAACCCGAAAGGTCGCTGGCGAAGTTGTCGACAAATCGGGCCATGGCGAGTCGGACAAGGCTGCGGTGTTTGACGGCACGACTATTCCCTTGCGTCGTTGGGAAGACTGGGAGCGCTCTCGTCTTCGCAAGATTCGACGAGAGGAGAAGCGCCGCAGGCAGATGGAGAAGATGCACGGCGCCGGGTTCTACGGCGAGaatggcggcgccgagctcatggTGCCTCCTCGCGAGTTTGGCCGCAACGACTACGACTCGGACGCTGGCTCGATCATGTCGTCTGAGGAGGATGTTTGGGGTGGCGACATTGGCGGCTACAACGAGTACCACCCTTCGTacccgccaccaccgacTACGCTCGCGCCTGAGACGCTGCAGGCTGCACCGGTTGTGGGCATGGACGAGATGGCTGCGATTCTCGACCAGGGCTTTGAGGAGCCACCTCCGCAGGCGGCTtggcgtgccgagcgcaaCGCGGCCTCCCCTCTGCACCGCACCAACAACCAATTCGCTCCAGGTGCCCCAGGTGGCCCCGGCTACGGCGGACGCAGCacaccgccgacaccgccgcagTCGAGCGACCAGTACCACGATGCTTCGACACCTATTCGTGGGGCGTACGCAGCAGTGCCAGGAGGCTCGCCTACGACGCACGACAGCATTAGCACTGGTGTCGACGCACGCGGTGCTCTTGGCCACGCCAAGAAACGCTcggtcagcggcgtcgctcACCCGCTTGCCGAGGACCACGGAGGCTATGGCAGCCCTGCCCAGCGCGCCCACAGGATTTAG
- the ASHR1 gene encoding Histone-lysine N-methyltransferase ASHR1 — protein MSSFQSLKGKRDARTASSRHGVGATAAPAGAGAPATTAPAGAELAPSAVSAAPSAPADVEMATEEPKAAAATAPPASGSLDASAYPDLEPPLAIRSTPDRGRGLFATTAVITAGHAVRKDWSGTTLLSTTPRVAVLSLAHLQTRCSNCFKETKMSRCAKCKALHYCSAACQRADWPAHKPECAALDRIRGMWARTFPDKAKNGRDNSWVVSDAGRAVARMCWARKAARDATGRDPDWWAGVAAMESHAKTLDEAATMKLAGQVQHIRHYLNAAVPSANPDVLEPADMADFGFKSASELLDMCSAFSVNSFTLSAPDLTPIGVATSPVCALFNHSCEPNAVVVFPRGGKDMQVVAISDIRPGEEVLTSYIDVSLPYAERQKDLSERYGFDCKCSLCEQNADLAWVDPRWSVLHPGCKEDGRGRMPDLRHDGEATVKCAACGDTFGINVPALRVLIERGKATLAKDEAGGLDYATAGPELSPIITALQKLVPSSTYPLLPLLRLQVLTLTPPTELSVWEFAIGQLRTAISGAREAHPANHPTIAVMMAELAKLLSMDTDQLGQTGITPVRQAGQQQVIERVGRLLDAVRALREAVAACKAAFGRGGGDVGAEMGKLLLQCEEELEMLRRR, from the exons ATGTCCTCGTTCCAGTcgctcaagggcaagcgGGACGCGCGGACAGCAAGCAGCCGGCACGGCGTGGGCGCTACCGCTGCAcccgctggcgctggtgcccCCGCTacgaccgcgccggccggaGCTGAGCTCGCGCCTTCCGCGGTGTCGGCTGCCCCCTCGGCacctgccgacgtcgagatggcgactgaggagcccaaggccgccgctgctacTGCCCCTCCCGCCTCAGGATCtctcgacgcctcggcgtaccccgacctcgagccACCCCTCGCCATCCGCTCGACGCCGGAccgcgggcgcgggctcTTCGCCACGACGGCAGTGATCACAG CTGGCCACGCCGTGCGCAAGGACTGGTCGGGCACCACGCTGCTGAGCACGacgccccgcgtcgccgtgctctccctcgcgcacctccaGACGCGCTGCTCAAACTGCTTCAAGGAGACCAAGATGTCGCGCTGCGCAAAGTGCAAGGCGCTGCACTACTGCTCTGCGGCgtgccagcgcgccgactggCCCGCGCACAAGCCCGAgtgcgccgccctcgaccgtATCCGCGGCATGTGGGCACGGACCTTCCCCGACAAGGCGAAGAACGGGCGCGACAACTCGTGGGTCGTGAGCGATGCcgggcgcgccgtggcgcgtATGTGCTgggcgcgcaaggcggcgagggaTGCCACTGGGCGGGATCCGGACTGG TGGGCTGGTGTCGCCGCTATGGAATCGC ACgccaagacgctcgacgaaGCCGCGACGATGAAGCTCGCAGGGCAGGTTCAGCATATCAGGCACTACCTCAACGCAGCTGTGCCGTCTGCCAAccccgacgtgctcgagccgGCCGACATGGCCGACTTTGGGTTCAAGAGCGCCTcggagctgctcgacatgTGCTCGGCG TTCTCCGTCAACTCATTCACGCTCTCGGCGCCAGACCTGACGCCGATTGGCGTCGCCACGTCGCCCGTCTGCGCGCTATTCAACCACTCGTGTGAGCCgaacgccgtcgtcgtcttcccccgcggcggcaaggacatGCAGGTCGTTGCTATTAGCGACATTCGCCCCGGCGAAGAG GTCCTCACGTCCTACATCGACGTGTCGCTGCCGTATGCCGAGCGCCAGAAGGACCTGTCGGAGCGGTACGGGTTTGACTGCAAGTGCTCGCTGTGCGAGCAGAACGCCGACCTGGCGTGGGTTGACCCCCGGTGGAGCGTGCTGCATCCTGGGTGCAAGGAGGATGGGCGGGGCCGCATGCCTG ACTTGCGCCACGACGGCGAAGCGACGGTGAAGTGTGCCGCCTGCGGCGACACCTTCGGCATCAACGTGCCTGCGCTGCGTGTCCTTATCGAGCGAGGAAAGGCAACACTCGCAAAGGATGAGGCTGGAGGATTAG ACTACGCCACTGCCGGCCCCGAGCTGTCGCCCATCATCACTGCTCTGCAGAAGCTCGTCCCTAGCTCGACCTACCCCCTTCTACCCCTGCTCCGCCTCCAAGTCCTGACTCTCACACCGCCGACCGAGCTCTCCGTGTGGGAGTTTGCGATTGGCCAGCTCCGCACCGCCatcagcggcgcgcgcgaaGCTCACCCTGCCAACCACCCCACCATCGCCGTCATgatggccgagctggccaagCTGCTGTCCATGGACAccgaccagctcggccagACAGGTATCACGCCGGTGCGCCAAgcgggccagcagcaggttattgagcgcgtcggccgactactcgacgccgtccgcgccctgcgcgaggcagtggcggcgtgcAAGGCGGCTTtcggccgaggcgggggcgacgtcggcgccgagatggGCAAGCTGCTACTTCagtgcgaggaggagctcgagatGCTTCGCCGGCGATAG
- the TRR1_1 gene encoding Thioredoxin reductase codes for MDVTALTSLVKELNDANAAGKTEDVIGLLKKLKTDVQPTEELLRTSRVGVAVGKLRKHATPGVSSLAQEIVKLWKDAVDESKRKRKRDEESKEDEGGAAAGGDAVKRVKAEASAPASASGASTPGTPDGKEKAKSPPPLSTIDTTRTKPRTAKDDGVDKTLRSDKTEYASEEVRDRCVVMIYDALASDSNAQTKVLSERAIAIEREALKLMKFSTGNDYRGKMRSLFLNLKDKGNPGLRNEIVLGAVSADKVVRMTKEVRGTEMASESVRLKNEKIAEHNLFKAKAVGVTQAETDAFKCSRCNQRKCTYYQMQTRSADEPMTTFVTYVGRRTDLPEYMLTLCFSLFARRHLVLRKIVARIVATAGSLVKRWGMPAVWLGWRSPATSTGDQLRKNPALKMAPLPVPSIRVPAKSGVKSAKKHSQAVIIGSGPAGHTAAIYLARANLTPVLYEGMLANGFAPGGQLTTTTDVENFPGFPEGVTGPEMMDKFRAQSERFGTEIITETIAKVDLSSRPFKYWTEGEEEEADFLTADTIIIATGASAKRLFLPGEDTYWQSGISACAVCDGAVPIFRNKALAVIGGGDSAAEEAMYLTKYGSHVYVLVRRGELRASKIMAKRLLAHPKVTVLWHTVATECLGDGELLQSLKLQNVQTGESSELPVNGLFYAIGHEPATALIKGQVATDEDGYIITVPGTAQTSVAGVFAAGDVQDKRYRQAITSAGSGCMAGLEAERLLAEEEEDADVVAAEKKAAANGNGH; via the exons ATGGACGTGACGGCGCTCACTAGCCTGGTGAAGGAGCTGAATGACGCCAATGCCGCTGGCAAGACCGAG GACGTCATTGGCCtcctcaagaagctcaagaCGGATGTGCAGCCCACCGAGGAGCTCctgagg ACATCCCGTGTcggtgtcgccgtcggcaagctACGAAAGCATGCCACTCCCGGCGtgagctcgctcgcgcaggaGATTGTCAAGCTGTGGAAGGACGCGGTGGACGAGAGCAAGCGCAAGCGGAaacgcgacgaggagagcaaggaggacgagggcggagCGGCTGCCGGtggcgacgccgtcaagcgcgtcaaggccgaggcgtcggcACCCGCATCTGCCAGTGGGGCAAGTACTCCTGGCACGCCggacggcaaggagaaggccaagtCGCCGCCTCCGCTGAGCACAAtcgacacgacgcgcaccAAGCCGCGTacggccaaggacgacggcgtggaCAAGACACTGCGGTCGGACAAGACCGAGTACgcgagcgaggaggtgcgcgatCGCTGTGTCGTCATGATCTACGACGCGCTGGCGAGCGACAGCAATGCGC AAACCAAGGTCCTTTCGGAGCGCGCGATAGCCATCGAGCGTGAAGCGCTCAAGCTCATGAAGTTCTCGACGGGCAACGACTACCGCGGCA AGATGCGCTCCCTCTTCCTCAacctcaaggacaagggcaaCCCTGGCCTCCGTAACGAGATTgttctcggcgccgtgtcggcggACAAGGTCGTCAGAATGACCAAGGAGGTGCGTGGGACC GAGATGGCTTCGGAAAGTGTCCGCCTTAAGAACGAGAAGATTGCCGAGCACAACCTgttcaaggccaaggcggtcGGCGTAACCCAG GCCGAAACCGACGCGTTCAAGTGCTCAAGGTGTAACCAGAGGAAGTGCACCTACTACCAGATGCAGACTCGTTCTGCAGACGAGCCGATGACG ACCTTTGTCACGTACGTAGGGAGGAGGACTGACCTGCCAGAATATATGCTGACCCTTTGTTTCTCCCTGTTTGCTCGACGCCACCTCGTGTTGCGGAAAATAGTTGCACG AATTGTGGCAACCGCTGGAAGTTTAGTTAAGCGCTGGGGCATGCCGGCTGTCTGGTTGGGCTGGCGAAGCCCTG CCACTTCCACCGGCGACCAGCTCCGCAAGAACCCAGCACTCAAGATGGCTCCCCTCCCCGTCCCCTCGATCCGCGTCCCCGCAAAGTCGGGCGTCAAGTCGGCCAAGAAGCACTCGCAGGCCGTCATCATCGGCTCTGGACCTGCCGGCCACACGGCAGCCATCTACCTCGCCCGTGCCAACCTCACGCCCGTGCTCTACGAGGGCATGCTTGCTAATGG CTTCGCCCCAGGAGGCCAGCTTACCACCACGACCGATGTCGAGAACTTCCCCGGATTCCCCGAGGGCGTTACTGGCCCCGAGATGATGGACAAGTTCCGTGCCCAGTC CGAGCGCTTCGGCACCGAGATCATCACCGAGACCAttgccaaggtcgacctcTCGTCCCGTCCCTTCAAGTACTGGActgagggtgaggaggaggaggccgacttTTTGACTGCCGACAC CATCATCATTGCCACCGGTGCCTCGGCAAAgcgcctcttcctccccgGCGAGGACACGTACTGGCAGAGCGGTATCTCGGCGTGTGCCGTCTGTGACGGTGCCGTTCCCATCTTCCGCAACAAGGCCCTTGCCGTCATTGGCGGTGGTGACtcggctgccgaggaggccatgTACCTGACAAAGTACGGCTCGCACGTCTACGTTCTCGTTCGCCGTGGCGAGCTCCGTGCCTCCAAGATCATGGCCAAGcgtctcctcgcccaccccaAGGTCACTGTCCTCTGGCACACTGTTGCCACCGAGTGcctcggtgacggcgagctgTTGCAATCGCTCAAGCTCCAGAACGTCCAGACTGGCGAGTCGTCCGAGCTCCCCGTCAACGGCCTCTTCTACGCCATTGGCCACGAGCCTGCTACTGCCCTCATCAAGGGCCAGGTtgccaccgacgaggacggctACATCATCACTGTCCCCGGTACTGCCCAGACCTCGGTCGCTGGTGTCTTTGCTGCCGGTGACGTCCAGGACAAGCGCTACCGCCAGGCCATCACCTCGGCTGGTTCGGGCTGCAtggccggcctcgaggctgagcgcctcctcgccgaggaggaggaggacgccgacgtcgttgccgccgagaagaaggccgctgccaacggcaacggccaCTAA
- the TRR1_1 gene encoding Thioredoxin reductase: protein MDVTALTSLVKELNDANAAGKTEDVIGLLKKLKTDVQPTEELLRTSRVGVAVGKLRKHATPGVSSLAQEIVKLWKDAVDESKRKRKRDEESKEDEGGAAAGGDAVKRVKAEASAPASASGASTPGTPDGKEKAKSPPPLSTIDTTRTKPRTAKDDGVDKTLRSDKTEYASEEVRDRCVVMIYDALASDSNAQTKVLSERAIAIEREALKLMKFSTGNDYRGKMRSLFLNLKDKGNPGLRNEIVLGAVSADKVVRMTKEVRGTEMASESVRLKNEKIAEHNLFKAKAVGVTQAETDAFKCSRCNQRKCTYYQMQTRSADEPMTVSTTSTGDQLRKNPALKMAPLPVPSIRVPAKSGVKSAKKHSQAVIIGSGPAGHTAAIYLARANLTPVLYEGMLANGFAPGGQLTTTTDVENFPGFPEGVTGPEMMDKFRAQSERFGTEIITETIAKVDLSSRPFKYWTEGEEEEADFLTADTIIIATGASAKRLFLPGEDTYWQSGISACAVCDGAVPIFRNKALAVIGGGDSAAEEAMYLTKYGSHVYVLVRRGELRASKIMAKRLLAHPKVTVLWHTVATECLGDGELLQSLKLQNVQTGESSELPVNGLFYAIGHEPATALIKGQVATDEDGYIITVPGTAQTSVAGVFAAGDVQDKRYRQAITSAGSGCMAGLEAERLLAEEEEDADVVAAEKKAAANGNGH from the exons ATGGACGTGACGGCGCTCACTAGCCTGGTGAAGGAGCTGAATGACGCCAATGCCGCTGGCAAGACCGAG GACGTCATTGGCCtcctcaagaagctcaagaCGGATGTGCAGCCCACCGAGGAGCTCctgagg ACATCCCGTGTcggtgtcgccgtcggcaagctACGAAAGCATGCCACTCCCGGCGtgagctcgctcgcgcaggaGATTGTCAAGCTGTGGAAGGACGCGGTGGACGAGAGCAAGCGCAAGCGGAaacgcgacgaggagagcaaggaggacgagggcggagCGGCTGCCGGtggcgacgccgtcaagcgcgtcaaggccgaggcgtcggcACCCGCATCTGCCAGTGGGGCAAGTACTCCTGGCACGCCggacggcaaggagaaggccaagtCGCCGCCTCCGCTGAGCACAAtcgacacgacgcgcaccAAGCCGCGTacggccaaggacgacggcgtggaCAAGACACTGCGGTCGGACAAGACCGAGTACgcgagcgaggaggtgcgcgatCGCTGTGTCGTCATGATCTACGACGCGCTGGCGAGCGACAGCAATGCGC AAACCAAGGTCCTTTCGGAGCGCGCGATAGCCATCGAGCGTGAAGCGCTCAAGCTCATGAAGTTCTCGACGGGCAACGACTACCGCGGCA AGATGCGCTCCCTCTTCCTCAacctcaaggacaagggcaaCCCTGGCCTCCGTAACGAGATTgttctcggcgccgtgtcggcggACAAGGTCGTCAGAATGACCAAGGAGGTGCGTGGGACC GAGATGGCTTCGGAAAGTGTCCGCCTTAAGAACGAGAAGATTGCCGAGCACAACCTgttcaaggccaaggcggtcGGCGTAACCCAG GCCGAAACCGACGCGTTCAAGTGCTCAAGGTGTAACCAGAGGAAGTGCACCTACTACCAGATGCAGACTCGTTCTGCAGACGAGCCGATGACGGTGAGTA CCACTTCCACCGGCGACCAGCTCCGCAAGAACCCAGCACTCAAGATGGCTCCCCTCCCCGTCCCCTCGATCCGCGTCCCCGCAAAGTCGGGCGTCAAGTCGGCCAAGAAGCACTCGCAGGCCGTCATCATCGGCTCTGGACCTGCCGGCCACACGGCAGCCATCTACCTCGCCCGTGCCAACCTCACGCCCGTGCTCTACGAGGGCATGCTTGCTAATGG CTTCGCCCCAGGAGGCCAGCTTACCACCACGACCGATGTCGAGAACTTCCCCGGATTCCCCGAGGGCGTTACTGGCCCCGAGATGATGGACAAGTTCCGTGCCCAGTC CGAGCGCTTCGGCACCGAGATCATCACCGAGACCAttgccaaggtcgacctcTCGTCCCGTCCCTTCAAGTACTGGActgagggtgaggaggaggaggccgacttTTTGACTGCCGACAC CATCATCATTGCCACCGGTGCCTCGGCAAAgcgcctcttcctccccgGCGAGGACACGTACTGGCAGAGCGGTATCTCGGCGTGTGCCGTCTGTGACGGTGCCGTTCCCATCTTCCGCAACAAGGCCCTTGCCGTCATTGGCGGTGGTGACtcggctgccgaggaggccatgTACCTGACAAAGTACGGCTCGCACGTCTACGTTCTCGTTCGCCGTGGCGAGCTCCGTGCCTCCAAGATCATGGCCAAGcgtctcctcgcccaccccaAGGTCACTGTCCTCTGGCACACTGTTGCCACCGAGTGcctcggtgacggcgagctgTTGCAATCGCTCAAGCTCCAGAACGTCCAGACTGGCGAGTCGTCCGAGCTCCCCGTCAACGGCCTCTTCTACGCCATTGGCCACGAGCCTGCTACTGCCCTCATCAAGGGCCAGGTtgccaccgacgaggacggctACATCATCACTGTCCCCGGTACTGCCCAGACCTCGGTCGCTGGTGTCTTTGCTGCCGGTGACGTCCAGGACAAGCGCTACCGCCAGGCCATCACCTCGGCTGGTTCGGGCTGCAtggccggcctcgaggctgagcgcctcctcgccgaggaggaggaggacgccgacgtcgttgccgccgagaagaaggccgctgccaacggcaacggccaCTAA
- the CKS1_1 gene encoding Cyclin-dependent kinases regulatory subunit: MSKPAKSYNPDEKRRAIEQYHEKINYSNRYSDDEWEYRHTPRTPTCLMADTSRQLPKPLAKFVPPGILAEEVWRGLGIRQSPGWEMYMRHEPHVLLFRRPRNYDQLHPPLGGSAAAARLVNGGAK; the protein is encoded by the exons ATGTCCAAGCCCGCAAAGTCGTACAACCCCGACGAGAAGCGCCGTGCCATCGAGCAGTACCACGAGAAGATCAACTACAGCAACCGTTACTCTG ATGACGAGTGGGAGTACCG CCACACACCGCGCACGCCCACTTGTCTCATGGCTGACACCTCTCGTCAGCTGCCAAAGCCCCTGGCCAAGTTTGTCCCGCCCGGCAttctcgccgaggaggtctGGCGCGGACTCGGCATCCGCCAGTCACCCGGCTGGGAGATGTACATGCGCCACGAGCCT cacgtcctcctcttcaGGCGGCCAAGGAACTACGACCAGCTCCACCCCCCACTTGGCGGctcggccgctgccgctcgcctcgTCAATGGCGGCGCAAAGTAG